The Pseudoliparis swirei isolate HS2019 ecotype Mariana Trench chromosome 1, NWPU_hadal_v1, whole genome shotgun sequence genome has a window encoding:
- the LOC130198257 gene encoding CMP-N-acetylneuraminate-beta-galactosamide-alpha-2,3-sialyltransferase 1-like, with translation MTWSCLRSLRFRCLTSKVGVFILLLCVTGICVFWRGEIPSYFPPGEGRPCACDRCLLEDEPSLVERLSKNEPPFLSQNHTLSENHFNWWRRLRPNNTDFSSYNQIVKEMFQMFPKNPEVEAASPDRCRTCAVVGNSINLRRSHYGPLIDLQDVVIRMNRAHIKGLEADVGTRTTHHIMYPGSSMDLDNTTRLVLFAFKIWDLQWLKNVLNTKVSYKERLLKANTDLVMVLNPAFMRYVHDVWLNRKGRYPSTGFLALILALHICDEVHAFGFGADSNGNWSHYWEHLIRGRFRSGVHPGLLEPPSRPAAVASVRPPSRTRRGSGGWTAGASGHSRNGFTLETWHERWILMGRGSLSLTAAGLMTFRISNSLMNLGANFLHPTCKGRSRADSHTYLVDGGLGATPVGRRLAERRSATLASAWAERQNTFFSRAENSGG, from the exons ATGACCTGGAGCTGCCTACG ATCGCTTCGCTTCAGGTGTCTCACATCCAAAGTGGGCGTGTTCAttctcctgctgtgtgtgacgGGCATCTGTGTGTTTTGGAGGGGAGAAATCCCATCGTACTTCCCGCCTGGAGAGGGAAGACCCTGCGCCTGTGACCGATGTTTACTTGAAGACGAGCCGTCGTTGGTGGAGCGTTTGAGCAAAAATGAACCACCGTTTTTGTCACAAAACCACACTCTCTCAGAGAATCATTTCAACTGGTGGAGG CGCTTACGGCCGAACAATACCGACTTCAGTTCCTACAACCAGATCGTGAAAGAGATGTTTCAGATGTTCCCGAAAAACCCTGAAGTGGAAGCAGCCAGCCCCGACCGCTGCAGGACTTGTGCTGTGGTGGGGAATTCTATTAATTTGAGGAGATCGCATTACGGACCCCTCATAGATTTACAGGATGTCGTCATAAG AATGAACAGAGCTCATATCAAAGGCCTTGAGGCGGATGTTGGGACCAGAACAACTCACCATATCATGTATCCAGGGAGTTCTATGGATTTAGATAACACCACGCGTCTGGTGCTGTTTGCATTTAAGATATGGGATCTTCAGTGGCTTAAAAATGTCCTCAACACAAAAGT CTCATATAAAGAAAGACTACTCAAGGCCAACACGGACTTG GTGATGGTCCTGAATCCAGCTTTTATGCGGTATGTTCATGACGTGTGGCTTAATAGGAAGGGCCGTTATCCATCCACTGGCTTCCTGGCTTTGATTCTTGCTCTGCATATTTGTGACGAG GTCCATGCGTTCGGCTTTGGAGCGGACAGTAATGGGAACTGGAGTCATTACTGGGAACATCTCATAAGAGGGCGGTTTAGAAGTGGAGTGCATCCTGGACTTTTAGA ACCTCCCAGTCGACCAGCTGCAGTAGCCTCGGTCAGACCTCCATCGAGGACGCGCCGTGGCAGCGGAGGCTGGACAGCAGGAGCCAGTGGACACTCCCGAAACGGCTTCACTCTGGAGACGTGGCATGAAAGGTGGATCCTCATGGGCCGGGGCAGCTTGAGCCTCACCGCTGCAGGACTGATGACCTTCAGGATCTCAAACAGTCTTATGAATCTGGGTGCCAACTTCTTACACCCTACCTGCAAGGGGAGGTCCCGGGCCGATAGCCATACCTACCTGGTAGATGGGGGCCTTGGAGCGACGCCGGTTGGTCGCCGGTTGGCCGAGAGGAGGAGCGCAACTCTGGCCTCAGCCTGGGCCGAGAGGCAAAACACCTTCTTCTCCAGGGCCGAAAACAGTGGAGGTTGA